The sequence CGTGGTCTTCGTTGGCCAAAGAATGTTTGCTGGGCTTGGGTTTAAGTACTATCAGAAAATAGGGCTCGCGGCGTTGCTTACCTGTGCAGTTGCGTTTGGCGGCAATGGTTTGTCGCCGCTACTGCGCTTGGTTTATGACTCGCCAAATTATTCTACGTTCGTTAAAGCGGGTATGAATGAAAATGCGAAAGCGCAAGCGATACAACGATTTCATTCAGCTCAGGCCAATCAAAGTCGCGACCTAATTATTGGCGCTGCTCGCTTTATTGGGAGTGATCGCGACAAAGACATGAAAGACCGTACTATCTCGAATAAGGCGCTAGCCAGTGCTTTTTTTCCTGACACAAAGCCGGTAATACAAGGCAAGAAAATGGTTTTGCCGTCGGAGAACCTTGGTTATCAATATTTTTTAGGGGATTACCATCCGACGCTCGGCGGCTTTTTCTTGCTGGCGTTAGCGTTGGCTCTATTGTTTTCACTTCAGCCTATTGGTGGTGTGCGGGAAAGTGAGGCGTGGTCTAAGCGAGCGCAAGCGGGCTTGACGTTGTGTGTGCCCTTAATGCTTATTACCAATACATGGACAATGCCCTTGTTGGTTGTATTGATCGCGGCGTGGATGGCATATCGCTTATTGTCCAAGTTGCCCATATATTGGGCATGGCTGATAGGCGGGGGTGTAGCGGGGAGCTTTTTGATTTATCCCTTTATGGCAGGTTTTTTAACTAGCACGTTACCCACTCCGGTTGTTTCCGTTAGCGATGAAATGCGTACCCCGTGGCCGCGTTTTCTTGCCTTGCAGTGGCCCGTTATATTGCTTATTGCATTCGGTTTTTTGGGAAGGCAGAGCACGAAAAATAGCGTGGATGTTTAGCGCTTTGTGGTTGGTTTTACTGGCTGCTTCTGAGTTAATTTATATTGATGACCCCACCGCGGCGCATTTTAGCCGTACGAATACGGTGATGAAGTGGTGGGGCTGGATACAAATGGGAGCCTTTGTTTCGCTGGGTGCTTTATTGATGAGTTCGTCAACGAAGTGGCTGCGTTATATTACCCTCATGGTACTGTTCGTGATTACAGCAACAGCGGGTTTCGAATTACAGCGTTATTGGCGTCATTCCGGGAAATTTTACGCGGGCGACTTAGATGGCCATCACTGGTACACGAATAATGCAACGAACCGGCAGATGTTCGAATATTTAGAGGCAGCGGAGTATGGAATTGTCTTGGAGCCGGTGTTAGATAATGCCTACAGCAACACTAGTATTTACGGTATTTTTAATGGCAAACCTGTTTTGTTGGGGTGGCCTTCGCATTTGCGAACATGGCACGGAAATGTGCCGCGAACGTGGATTTTAAAAGAGCAAATTGATCGGTTTTATCAAGGCGAGAAAGAAGACGCATTAGCGTGGTTAAAAAGCCATGATGTGGAATATGTTGTTTTTAGTCCGCGAAGTGATAATGCAAAATTTGATGTAATAAACGATCAGATTAAAGAGGGGTTTGCTTGGCATGAATTTGAACATTCTCGTCAACGCCATACGGGAATCTGGGTTAAGGTAGACTAAACGATTGATGGGCTAAACAGTAGCTAAGCGGAAAATAATATGAACAATGATAACGCTGAAAATAATAACGATAAAAAAAGGCTGTCTTTATTGGTGCCGATGTATAACGAGTCGAGTGTTATACCCGTTTTTTTTGAGACAGTTTTAAATGTGTTGAAAGAGGTCACTTACGAACTCGAAATAGTGTGTGTTAATGATGGCTCTACGGATAATACATTAGCGTTACTTAAAAGTTACGCGGAGAAAGACGCACGCATAAAAGTTATATCATTCTCTCGCAATTTCGGAAAAGAGCCTGCAATGACGGCCGCTTTGGATTATGCGACCGGCGACGCAATAATACCCATCGATGCTGATTTGCAGGACCCTCCAGAGCTGATTCTC is a genomic window of Teredinibacter purpureus containing:
- a CDS encoding DUF2298 domain-containing protein, which codes for MFAIYLIFTIAFLWFCLAGATLAIHRWCPHFLLAKSVSVVFFVLSLFFVEHFVGLGALNWGLPLFMAIAAWFFWKKIEIVKSREFIVAEIIFLAAFIYAFLWRFTFPSITPSSERMTDLFFITNYMQGATLPAVDNWNPPHLFDYYYAFQHYGAALLGRILNLSPGASYNYGFGLLGALPITLVVFVGQRMFAGLGFKYYQKIGLAALLTCAVAFGGNGLSPLLRLVYDSPNYSTFVKAGMNENAKAQAIQRFHSAQANQSRDLIIGAARFIGSDRDKDMKDRTISNKALASAFFPDTKPVIQGKKMVLPSENLGYQYFLGDYHPTLGGFFLLALALALLFSLQPIGGVRESEAWSKRAQAGLTLCVPLMLITNTWTMPLLVVLIAAWMAYRLLSKLPIYWAWLIGGGVAGSFLIYPFMAGFLTSTLPTPVVSVSDEMRTPWPRFLALQWPVILLIAFGFLGRQSTKNSVDV